From Tripterygium wilfordii isolate XIE 37 chromosome 13, ASM1340144v1, whole genome shotgun sequence, the proteins below share one genomic window:
- the LOC120011803 gene encoding uncharacterized protein LOC120011803, whose amino-acid sequence MEVVVGGSHHFSHHHPLHRTNAPPTGNSSCHGCKLDMLPGNEFYSCKSCKFCLHQVCYNMPKKTRHPAHPDHYLTLVVSPNLSKIGACKCKACGLEITGFHYNCLICGVYYHTLCTALPLSISITSHPHTLKIQFSPPYDFCCDLCNKPSYNGWLYRCRFCEFDAHIACASANQRVQTLNQLFMSLPSSFTSQIMHSSASLTEANRKIDHVSEGKELMQLVLMGVTRGIRNGNIQQSIHSAVAGWDQRLHSPRKGGIGSFGSFGRHQPKSYTVGNTSKSGERSREHDLSTSAAADDLTIPSYQFSDLCFSIDFAKSSHNNEALKRSMDNVPEVVKQIDRTNVGIHSSTVKDSRSNKPVETRLKLVDKPVYNPLYRGPEGWLDEAFLAGVGTHNQKQFGHTDNIGKENKSERVS is encoded by the coding sequence GCTGCCATGGATGCAAGCTTGATATGTTACCTGGCAATGAGTTCTACTCCTGTAAGTCCTGTAAATTTTGTCTTCACCAGGTTTGCTACAATATGCCCAAAAAGACTAGACACCCTGCACACCCAGACCACTATTTAACCCTTGTTGTTTCACCTAATTTATCTAAAATTGGTGCCTGCAAGTGCAAAGCTTGCGGACTTGAGATCACTGGCTTCCATTACAATTGCTTGATATGCGGCGTTTACTATCATACTCTATGTACAGCACTGCCTTTGTCTATTTCCATCACTTCCCACCCTCACACCCTCAAGATTCAATTTTCACCTCCATATGACTTCTGCTGTGATTTATGCAATAAACCTAGTTACAACGGGTGGCTTTATAGGTGTCGGTTCTGCGAATTCGACGCACATATTGCTTGTGCAAGTGCCAATCAAAGAGTACAAACACTAAACCAATTGTTCATGTCACTGCCTAGCAGTTTCACAAGCCAGATCATGCATTCCTCTGCATCCCTTACAGAAGCCAACAGAAAGATAGACCATGTCAGTGAAGGCAAGGAATTGATGCAGTTAGTACTGATGGGAGTCACTAGAGGGATCAGAAATGGAAATATTCAACAATCTATTCATAGTGCAGTGGCTGGATGGGATCAGAGATTGCATAGTCCAAGAAAAGGTGGAATTGGAAGCTTTGGAAGCTTTGGAAGACATCAACCAAAGAGTTACACAGTTGGCAACACTTCCAAATCCGGAGAACGATCGCGGGAGCATGATCTATCAACTTCAGCTGCTGCTGATGACCTGACTATCCCAAGCTACCAATTCAGCGACTTATGTTTTTCGATCGATTTCGCAAAGTCTAGTCATAACAATGAAGCCTTAAAACGCAGTATGGATAATGTTCCTGAAGTTGTGAAACAGATTGACAGAACCAATGTTGGTATTCACAGTAGTACTGTGAAGGATTCAAGATCCAATAAACCTGTGGAAACCCGACTCAAGTTAGTTGATAAGCCGGTTTATAATCCCCTATATAGAGGTCCAGAAGGTTGGTTGGATGAAGCATTTTTAGCCGGAGTTGGCACTCACAACCAGAAGCAGTTTGGCCATACTGACAAtataggaaaagaaaataaatcagagAGAGTAAGTTGA